One window of the Sulfitobacter alexandrii genome contains the following:
- a CDS encoding GcvT family protein — MKTQVKALVVGGGAVGTSIAYHLARAGWEDVMLLERDELTSGSTWHAAGLLPYFNMSFATTHIHDYSIRFYKTLEEETGLNAGFAVVGNLRMAQTDERMDEYMLYASTAETCGVPYQWLTPDEIKAKWPLIRTEDLKGALYHQTDGYINPADVTMAMAKGARQRGVMIERKWQADAFHWNGTHWEVTATKMVERGGNLVPSEEQIVITAEHVVTASGNHAQRTAKMLGIKMPAIPVEHQFIVMDQDPELVKFRKDEGNVEHPVIRDADAQSYVREERGGWILGVYEKNAPARFEYGVPDSFRADLFQLDLDRIEDQYMAMNHRIPSAENCGLKDDFNGPICYTPDGNPLVGPAPGLRNMWLAEGFSFGITAAGGTGYYLAQLMVDGEAEIDMASLDPKRYGDWMTTEYAARKNEEAYEHVYILHHPDEERPACRPLRTSPAYDRQAARGAQFGHVNGWERPNYYAPEGFNDHDSRSFRRGGWWQYAVEEAKAIREGVGLIDATAFTKHLVKGPGATQFLDWFTCNKLPSVGRINLTYALTGHGTTRTEYTIVRLAEHEYYLVSAGAWTAYDSDYLRKAIEDKAPEFGYIECHDVTTQWGVFAIAGPKSRDVLREIVKDADPDTVLSNKRFPWLTMRNIELGMCPVRAIRVAYTGELGWELHHPIEMQNYLFDQLEKAGEKHGMKLVGARAQNWLRQEKSYRAFGNELGRDATPLEADLPRFVDLNKDFHGKQAMADHGIRAKCVTLLIDGPEDADPWGREALYHADGRTGRLTSGGYSVAFGKSIGMGYVKPEHAEVGTKLKVKMFDKLWDAEVVEDCPYDPKNERIRVDG, encoded by the coding sequence ATGAAAACGCAAGTCAAAGCATTGGTCGTGGGCGGTGGCGCCGTCGGAACCTCGATCGCCTACCACCTGGCGCGCGCGGGCTGGGAGGACGTCATGCTGCTGGAGCGGGACGAGCTGACCTCCGGCTCGACCTGGCACGCGGCGGGGCTGCTGCCGTATTTCAACATGTCCTTTGCCACCACGCACATCCACGATTATTCGATCCGCTTCTACAAAACGCTCGAGGAAGAGACGGGGCTGAACGCCGGCTTTGCCGTCGTCGGCAACCTGCGCATGGCCCAGACGGACGAGCGCATGGACGAATACATGCTTTATGCGTCCACCGCCGAAACCTGCGGCGTGCCCTACCAGTGGCTCACCCCGGACGAGATCAAGGCGAAGTGGCCGCTGATCCGTACCGAGGACCTGAAGGGGGCGCTCTATCACCAGACCGACGGCTACATCAACCCGGCCGACGTGACCATGGCGATGGCCAAGGGCGCACGGCAGCGCGGCGTGATGATCGAACGCAAGTGGCAGGCGGACGCGTTCCACTGGAACGGCACCCACTGGGAAGTGACCGCGACGAAGATGGTCGAGCGGGGCGGCAATCTCGTCCCCTCGGAAGAGCAGATCGTCATCACCGCCGAGCATGTCGTCACCGCATCCGGCAACCACGCGCAGCGCACGGCGAAGATGCTGGGCATCAAGATGCCGGCGATCCCGGTCGAGCACCAGTTCATCGTGATGGATCAGGACCCCGAGCTGGTGAAGTTCCGCAAGGATGAAGGCAACGTCGAACATCCGGTGATCCGCGATGCCGACGCGCAGTCCTACGTCCGCGAGGAACGCGGCGGCTGGATCCTCGGCGTCTACGAGAAGAACGCCCCGGCCCGGTTCGAGTACGGCGTGCCCGACAGCTTCCGCGCGGACCTGTTCCAGCTCGATCTCGACCGGATCGAGGATCAGTACATGGCGATGAACCACCGCATCCCGAGCGCCGAGAACTGCGGGCTGAAGGACGATTTCAACGGCCCGATCTGCTATACCCCCGACGGCAACCCGCTGGTCGGCCCCGCGCCGGGCCTGCGCAACATGTGGCTGGCGGAAGGGTTCTCTTTCGGGATCACCGCGGCAGGCGGGACCGGCTACTACCTCGCGCAACTGATGGTGGATGGCGAGGCCGAGATCGACATGGCGAGCCTCGACCCCAAGCGCTACGGCGACTGGATGACGACGGAATACGCCGCGCGCAAGAACGAGGAAGCCTACGAACACGTCTACATCCTGCACCACCCCGACGAGGAGCGGCCCGCCTGCCGCCCCCTGCGGACCTCGCCCGCCTACGACCGCCAGGCGGCGCGCGGGGCGCAGTTCGGCCATGTGAACGGCTGGGAGCGGCCCAACTACTACGCGCCCGAGGGATTCAACGATCACGACAGCCGCAGCTTCCGGCGCGGCGGCTGGTGGCAGTACGCGGTCGAGGAGGCCAAGGCGATCCGCGAGGGTGTCGGCCTGATCGACGCCACGGCCTTCACCAAGCACCTGGTCAAGGGGCCGGGCGCGACGCAGTTCCTCGACTGGTTCACCTGCAACAAGCTGCCCTCCGTCGGCCGGATCAACCTGACCTACGCGCTGACGGGTCACGGCACGACGCGGACGGAATACACCATCGTGCGGCTGGCGGAGCACGAGTATTATCTCGTCAGCGCCGGGGCATGGACGGCCTACGACAGCGACTACCTGCGCAAGGCGATCGAGGACAAGGCGCCGGAGTTCGGCTATATCGAATGCCACGACGTGACCACGCAGTGGGGGGTCTTCGCCATCGCAGGGCCGAAATCCCGCGACGTGCTGCGCGAGATCGTCAAGGACGCGGATCCCGACACGGTGCTGTCCAACAAGCGGTTCCCCTGGCTGACAATGCGCAACATCGAACTGGGCATGTGCCCGGTGCGCGCCATCCGCGTGGCCTATACCGGTGAGCTGGGCTGGGAGCTGCACCACCCGATCGAGATGCAGAACTATCTCTTCGACCAGTTGGAAAAGGCGGGCGAAAAGCACGGGATGAAGCTGGTGGGCGCACGGGCGCAGAACTGGCTGCGGCAGGAGAAGAGCTACCGCGCCTTCGGCAACGAACTGGGCCGCGACGCGACCCCGCTCGAGGCCGATCTGCCGCGCTTCGTCGACCTGAACAAGGACTTCCACGGCAAGCAGGCGATGGCCGATCACGGCATCCGCGCAAAATGCGTCACGCTGCTGATCGACGGGCCCGAGGATGCGGACCCATGGGGTCGCGAGGCGCTGTATCACGCGGACGGCCGCACCGGGCGGCTGACCTCGGGCGGCTATTCGGTCGCTTTCGGCAAGAGCATCGGCATGGGATACGTGAAGCCGGAACATGCCGAAGTGGGCACGAAGCTGAAGGTCAAGATGTTCGACAAGCTCTGGGACGCCGAGGTGGTGGAGGACTGCCCCTACGATCCGAAGAACGAACGCATCAGGGTCGACGGTTGA
- a CDS encoding DUF4394 domain-containing protein produces MFRVSLVSSVLALGATGALADAHAGTMGYALAGDGAQLVMMQDIAEPGNVTSVDLSTPVWAIAYRPVTGDLLGFGDGAIFTIDPASGEMTDLGASFMDDATIADGAMVALDFNNAIDAVRAVSTGGDNLVYFPDGFGDGDERAGSVRRFTHLAYAQGDAMAGTTPMVYANAYTNAVPGAKASETFQYALDAETDALISLANNDGTLATIGKVTVDGEEVDLAPMGGFDIVSASEGDNMAYAILQMEGAENAGLYTIDLETGAATMLADLGMGGITGFAAAKGM; encoded by the coding sequence ATGTTTCGCGTTTCACTGGTTTCTTCAGTTCTCGCACTCGGTGCCACTGGCGCCCTTGCCGATGCCCATGCCGGCACGATGGGGTATGCGCTGGCGGGTGACGGTGCCCAGCTTGTCATGATGCAGGACATTGCCGAACCCGGCAACGTGACCTCGGTTGATCTGTCCACGCCGGTCTGGGCCATCGCCTATCGCCCCGTGACAGGCGACCTGCTGGGTTTTGGTGACGGCGCGATCTTTACCATCGACCCCGCGTCGGGCGAGATGACCGATCTGGGTGCCAGCTTCATGGACGACGCCACCATTGCCGACGGCGCGATGGTCGCTCTCGACTTCAACAACGCCATCGACGCGGTGCGCGCCGTGTCCACCGGAGGGGACAACCTTGTCTATTTCCCCGACGGGTTCGGCGACGGTGACGAACGCGCGGGATCGGTTCGCCGCTTTACCCATCTGGCCTATGCCCAAGGCGATGCAATGGCGGGCACAACGCCGATGGTCTACGCCAACGCCTACACCAACGCCGTTCCCGGCGCCAAGGCAAGCGAGACCTTCCAGTACGCGCTCGACGCGGAAACCGATGCACTGATCAGCCTCGCGAACAACGACGGGACGCTGGCTACCATCGGCAAGGTCACCGTGGATGGCGAAGAGGTCGATCTGGCCCCGATGGGCGGCTTCGACATCGTCTCAGCCTCCGAAGGCGACAACATGGCCTATGCCATCCTGCAGATGGAAGGGGCCGAGAACGCGGGCCTTTACACCATCGACCTGGAAACCGGCGCAGCCACGATGCTGGCCGATCTGGGCATGGGCGGCATCACGGGCTTTGCCGCTGCCAAGGGCATGTGA
- a CDS encoding GH25 family lysozyme, which translates to MFLFRRLSLLCLLALAACGGAHDTGVPPAPPGVLFAPDFGDSDPASFNAPRPDSFAVHGIDAARFQKSIAWGEARASGVNFAFIKATEGGDLLDTAFQEHWRAAGSAGVVRGAYHFYYFCTPPEDQARWFIRNVPRTPGMMPPVLDMEWNPFSPTCATVRPPGAEVRDQMRRWLRIVEAHYGQRPIIYTTPEFYRQNGLGQFDGYEFWLRSTAKTLGEVYPGQPWKFWQYTATGIVPGIAGGVDLNAFNGSRSDWQNWIARRAVR; encoded by the coding sequence ATGTTCCTGTTCCGTCGCCTGTCCCTGCTGTGCCTGCTTGCCCTCGCCGCCTGCGGGGGCGCGCATGATACCGGGGTGCCGCCCGCCCCGCCCGGCGTGCTTTTCGCGCCCGATTTCGGCGACAGCGATCCGGCCAGCTTCAACGCGCCCCGTCCCGATTCCTTTGCCGTGCACGGGATCGACGCCGCGCGCTTTCAGAAGAGCATCGCATGGGGCGAGGCACGGGCGAGCGGCGTCAACTTCGCCTTCATCAAGGCGACCGAAGGGGGCGACCTGCTCGACACCGCCTTTCAGGAACACTGGCGCGCGGCCGGCAGCGCGGGTGTCGTGCGCGGGGCCTATCATTTCTATTACTTCTGCACCCCGCCCGAGGATCAGGCGCGCTGGTTCATCCGCAACGTGCCGCGCACGCCCGGCATGATGCCCCCGGTGCTGGACATGGAATGGAACCCGTTTTCGCCCACCTGCGCGACCGTGCGCCCGCCCGGAGCCGAGGTGCGCGACCAGATGCGGCGCTGGCTGCGGATCGTCGAGGCGCATTACGGCCAGCGCCCGATCATCTACACCACGCCGGAATTCTACCGGCAGAACGGGCTGGGCCAGTTCGACGGCTATGAATTCTGGCTGCGCTCGACGGCCAAGACGCTGGGCGAGGTCTATCCCGGACAGCCGTGGAAATTCTGGCAGTACACCGCCACGGGCATCGTGCCCGGCATCGCGGGCGGCGTGGATCTGAACGCGTTCAACGGCAGCCGGTCGGACTGGCAGAACTGGATCGCGCGGCGGGCGGTACGCTAG
- a CDS encoding FAD-binding oxidoreductase — protein sequence MTQITTLTRNEDGIGTVLGVLKQSFGERFQTGQSIREQHGHTTTWIENQMPDGVVFARSTEEVSEVVKLCAAHKVPVIPYGTGTSLEGHVNAPAGGISVDLSQMDKVLAVNAGDLDCRVQPGVTREALNTYLRDQGLFFPIDPGANASLGGMTATRASGTNAVRYGTMKDNVLSLEVVLADGRVMRTASRARKSSAGYDLTRLMVGSEGTLGLITEITLRLQGIPEAISAARCSFPTLEAASRAVMATIQYGLPVARIELLDALVVKAVNAYSGLSLPETPLLLLEFHGSEAGVAEQAETFGMLAEEEGGTGYEATGSLEERNKLWQARHDAYWAMVALRPGCKAVATDVCVPISRLAEAVAASDAKARELGLIAPVVGHAGDGNFHASLLLDMADADEVERAETFIGWLNDMAIGMDGTCTGEHGVGQGKRPYLLRELGPEAVGVMGAIKVALDPDNILNPGKILPA from the coding sequence ATGACACAGATCACCACGTTGACGCGCAACGAAGACGGTATCGGCACGGTGCTTGGCGTGCTCAAGCAGAGCTTCGGCGAACGGTTCCAGACCGGACAGTCGATCCGCGAACAGCACGGCCATACCACCACCTGGATCGAGAACCAGATGCCGGACGGCGTGGTCTTTGCGCGCTCGACCGAGGAAGTGTCCGAGGTCGTCAAGCTCTGCGCGGCCCACAAGGTGCCGGTCATCCCCTACGGCACGGGGACATCGCTGGAGGGGCATGTCAACGCCCCCGCCGGCGGCATCTCGGTGGATCTCAGCCAGATGGACAAGGTGCTGGCGGTCAACGCCGGCGATCTCGACTGCCGGGTGCAGCCCGGCGTCACCCGCGAAGCGCTGAACACCTACCTGCGCGACCAGGGCCTGTTCTTTCCCATCGACCCGGGCGCCAATGCCTCGCTCGGCGGGATGACGGCGACCCGCGCGTCGGGGACCAACGCGGTCCGCTACGGCACCATGAAGGACAACGTGCTCAGCCTCGAGGTGGTGCTTGCCGACGGCCGGGTGATGCGGACGGCGAGCCGGGCGCGGAAGTCTTCCGCCGGATACGACCTCACCCGGCTGATGGTCGGCTCAGAGGGCACGCTGGGCCTGATCACCGAGATCACCCTGCGCCTGCAGGGCATTCCCGAAGCGATCTCGGCCGCCCGGTGTTCCTTTCCGACGCTCGAGGCCGCCTCGCGCGCGGTGATGGCAACCATCCAGTACGGTCTCCCGGTGGCGCGGATCGAACTTCTGGACGCGCTGGTCGTGAAGGCGGTGAACGCCTATTCGGGCCTGAGCCTGCCGGAGACCCCGCTGCTGCTGCTGGAATTCCACGGGTCCGAGGCCGGGGTGGCCGAACAGGCGGAAACCTTCGGCATGCTGGCAGAAGAGGAAGGCGGCACCGGATACGAGGCCACCGGATCGCTCGAGGAACGCAACAAGCTCTGGCAGGCGCGGCACGACGCCTATTGGGCGATGGTGGCGCTGCGCCCCGGCTGCAAAGCGGTGGCAACGGATGTCTGCGTGCCGATCTCGCGCCTGGCCGAAGCGGTCGCCGCATCCGACGCCAAGGCCCGCGAACTGGGGCTGATCGCGCCGGTCGTCGGCCATGCGGGTGACGGCAACTTCCATGCCTCGCTGCTGCTGGACATGGCCGACGCGGACGAGGTGGAACGCGCCGAAACCTTCATCGGCTGGCTGAATGACATGGCGATCGGCATGGACGGCACCTGCACCGGGGAACACGGCGTGGGGCAGGGCAAGCGGCCCTACCTTCTGCGCGAACTGGGGCCCGAGGCGGTCGGCGTCATGGGGGCGATCAAGGTGGCGCTGGACCCCGATAACATCCTGAATCCGGGCAAGATCCTGCCCGCCTGA